A stretch of the Ctenopharyngodon idella isolate HZGC_01 chromosome 14, HZGC01, whole genome shotgun sequence genome encodes the following:
- the LOC127494021 gene encoding transmembrane O-methyltransferase homolog isoform X2 — protein MSLLVFSVPLLPVVAVMTALFRSPLSALCRQVYSGILKLSHRKVCVSSTHAYVFSNCTHGQAQSVLLTFDLYSTTHASSNIGPQKGAFLDEIVTREAPLRVLELGTHCGYASVRILRLLPPSGKLLTVELDPLTADRGEEIILVAGFKNQQFQVLTCSSAEAISSLPSHTGNDGLDLVLMDHDPELYLQDLLALQRGNLLSTSCVVLINRALTPGAPDLLEYVTARPQSFSVGRQLHGLMEIRCHTGMSPQTHN, from the exons ATGTCTCTGCTGGTGTTCTCCGTGCCTCTGCTCCCGGTTGTGGCCGTGATGACGGCTCTTTTCCGCTCACCGCTGTCGGCCCTGTGCCGTCAGGTGTATTCTGGCATACTGAAGCTTTCTCACAGGAAGGTCTGTGTCAGCTCCACTCACGCCTATGTCTTCTCCAACTGCACCCACGGACAGGCTCAGAGTGTTctgctgacctttgacctctacTCCACCACACACGCCTCCTCCAACATTGGCCCTCAGAAAG GAGCGTTTCTGGATGAGATTGTGACGCGTGAAGCTCCGCTGAGGGTTTTGGAGTTGGGGACACACTGTGGCTACGCTTCCGTCAGGATTCTGCGTCTGCTCCCTCCGTCTGGAAAACTGCTGACTGTAGAGCTGGATCCTCTGACAGCAGATCGAGGGGAGGAGATCATACTAGTGGCAGGCTTCAAAAACCAGCAG TTTCAGGTGCTGACATGCTCCTCGGCTGAGGCCATCTCTTCTTTACCCTCTCACACTGGGAATGATGGTCTGGATCTGGTTCTAATGGATCATGACCCTGAGCTTTACCTTCAAGACCTGCTGGCCTTACAGAGAGGGAATCTGCTCTCTACCTCCTGTGTTGTGTTGATCAACAGAGCTCTGACGCCTGGAGCTCCAGACCTTCTGGAGTACGTGACAGCCAGACCGCAGAGCTTCAGCGTGGGCAGACAACTCCATGGACTGATGGAGATACGCTGCCATACAGGAATGAGTCCTCAAACCCACAACTGA